The Littorina saxatilis isolate snail1 linkage group LG13, US_GU_Lsax_2.0, whole genome shotgun sequence genome contains a region encoding:
- the LOC138983514 gene encoding uncharacterized protein isoform X3 — protein sequence MVGIRIAVVLLLAGMNYSSFTGCAMGDGLGSLLDQASSLQNQAMGMANNVLKHSPEDLAKLALNSDYQRELQQLTQQYAMDPQELSRRTQALNDKYLGGTGSGSGNGGTGSSSGNALSDVMKLARNPDYLNGNGGVNALASFAVMAAAFVVSKLFTV from the exons ATGGTGGGAATCCGAATCGCTGTCGTCTTGCTTCTGGCTGGTATGAATTACTCTTCATTTACAG GGTGCGCCATGGGCGATGGACTGGGCTCTCTGTTGGACCAGGCCAGCAGCCTGCAGAACCAGGCTATGGGCATGGCCAACAACGTTCTCAAACACT CTCCCGAGGATCTGGCGAAACTGGCGCTGAATTCTGACTACCAGAGAGAACTCCAACAGCTCACCCAGCAGTACGCCATGGACCCTCAGGAACTCTCTCGCCGCACACAAGCCCTCAATGACAAATACCTGggcggaaccggaagtggcaGTGGTAATGGTGGGACCGGAAGTAGCAGCGGAAATG CTCTGTCGGATGTCATGAAACTGGCGCGGAACCCTGACTAT CTGAACGGAAACGGAGGTGTCAACGCGCTTGCTTCATTCGCTGTCATGGCGGCTGCTTTTGTCGTGTCAAAATTGTTCACTGTGTAA
- the LOC138983514 gene encoding uncharacterized protein isoform X2, which produces MVGIRIAVVLLLAGCAMGDGLGSLLDQASSLQNQAMGMANNVLKHSPEDLAKLALNSDYQRELQQLTQQYAMDPQELSRRTQALNDKYLGGTGSGSGNGGTGSSSGNALSDVMKLARNPDYLREVQQLTQQYASDPEELARRTQALNEKYLNGNGGVNALASFAVMAAAFVVSKLFTV; this is translated from the exons ATGGTGGGAATCCGAATCGCTGTCGTCTTGCTTCTGGCTG GGTGCGCCATGGGCGATGGACTGGGCTCTCTGTTGGACCAGGCCAGCAGCCTGCAGAACCAGGCTATGGGCATGGCCAACAACGTTCTCAAACACT CTCCCGAGGATCTGGCGAAACTGGCGCTGAATTCTGACTACCAGAGAGAACTCCAACAGCTCACCCAGCAGTACGCCATGGACCCTCAGGAACTCTCTCGCCGCACACAAGCCCTCAATGACAAATACCTGggcggaaccggaagtggcaGTGGTAATGGTGGGACCGGAAGTAGCAGCGGAAATG CTCTGTCGGATGTCATGAAACTGGCGCGGAACCCTGACTATCTGAGGGAGGTTCAACAGCTGACTCAGCAGTACGCATCAGACCCCGAGGAGCTTGCTCGCCGTACACAGGCCCTCAACGAGAAGTACCTGAACGGAAACGGAGGTGTCAACGCGCTTGCTTCATTCGCTGTCATGGCGGCTGCTTTTGTCGTGTCAAAATTGTTCACTGTGTAA
- the LOC138983514 gene encoding uncharacterized protein isoform X1, which translates to MVGIRIAVVLLLAGMNYSSFTGCAMGDGLGSLLDQASSLQNQAMGMANNVLKHSPEDLAKLALNSDYQRELQQLTQQYAMDPQELSRRTQALNDKYLGGTGSGSGNGGTGSSSGNALSDVMKLARNPDYLREVQQLTQQYASDPEELARRTQALNEKYLNGNGGVNALASFAVMAAAFVVSKLFTV; encoded by the exons ATGGTGGGAATCCGAATCGCTGTCGTCTTGCTTCTGGCTGGTATGAATTACTCTTCATTTACAG GGTGCGCCATGGGCGATGGACTGGGCTCTCTGTTGGACCAGGCCAGCAGCCTGCAGAACCAGGCTATGGGCATGGCCAACAACGTTCTCAAACACT CTCCCGAGGATCTGGCGAAACTGGCGCTGAATTCTGACTACCAGAGAGAACTCCAACAGCTCACCCAGCAGTACGCCATGGACCCTCAGGAACTCTCTCGCCGCACACAAGCCCTCAATGACAAATACCTGggcggaaccggaagtggcaGTGGTAATGGTGGGACCGGAAGTAGCAGCGGAAATG CTCTGTCGGATGTCATGAAACTGGCGCGGAACCCTGACTATCTGAGGGAGGTTCAACAGCTGACTCAGCAGTACGCATCAGACCCCGAGGAGCTTGCTCGCCGTACACAGGCCCTCAACGAGAAGTACCTGAACGGAAACGGAGGTGTCAACGCGCTTGCTTCATTCGCTGTCATGGCGGCTGCTTTTGTCGTGTCAAAATTGTTCACTGTGTAA